From a single Chlamydia muridarum str. Nigg genomic region:
- a CDS encoding deoxyribonuclease IV: MFVLPPPQEPLLGAHTSAAGGLHNALYEGRDIGATTIQLFTANQRQWKRRSLTQNMIEQFQTALDETSLSYIMSHAGYLNNPGAPNPEILEKTRICMYQEIADCIALGISFVNFHPGAALSDSKESCLDRAITSFSQMAPLFETNPPLVVLLETTAGQGSLIGSSFEELAYLIQGIKAHIPVGVCLDTCHIFAAGYDISSPEGWEQVLKHFDEVIGLSFLRAIHLNDSIFPLGKNKDRHAPIGEGCIGSESFCFLMRDERTRKLPKYLETPGGPDLWTKEIRYLQKVS, from the coding sequence ATGTTTGTACTCCCCCCCCCACAAGAACCTCTTTTAGGAGCCCACACGTCAGCTGCTGGAGGACTCCATAACGCGCTTTATGAAGGACGAGACATCGGAGCTACCACTATTCAGCTGTTTACTGCCAACCAACGCCAGTGGAAAAGGCGTTCTCTAACTCAGAATATGATTGAACAATTCCAAACAGCTTTAGATGAGACCTCTTTGTCCTACATAATGAGTCATGCAGGATATTTAAATAATCCTGGAGCTCCCAATCCTGAGATACTAGAGAAGACGCGCATTTGCATGTATCAAGAAATAGCTGATTGCATCGCGCTAGGTATTTCTTTCGTTAACTTTCATCCAGGAGCCGCTCTTTCTGATTCGAAAGAAAGCTGCCTAGATAGAGCGATTACTAGTTTTTCACAAATGGCACCGCTTTTCGAAACAAATCCCCCACTTGTTGTTCTCCTTGAAACTACTGCGGGCCAAGGCTCCTTAATAGGAAGCTCTTTCGAAGAACTGGCTTATCTGATTCAAGGAATCAAAGCTCATATACCCGTAGGAGTTTGTTTAGACACCTGCCATATCTTTGCCGCTGGGTATGATATCTCTTCCCCCGAAGGGTGGGAACAAGTGTTAAAACATTTTGACGAAGTAATTGGGCTTTCTTTTTTACGAGCCATCCATTTGAATGACTCTATTTTTCCTCTTGGAAAGAATAAGGATCGCCATGCCCCTATCGGAGAAGGTTGTATAGGTTCAGAAAGCTTTTGCTTTCTTATGCGAGATGAACGTACACGCAAGCTTCCAAAGTATCTAGAGACTCCAGGAGGTCCCGATTTATGGACAAAAGAGATTCGCTATCTACAGAAGGTTAGCTAA
- the rpsD gene encoding 30S ribosomal protein S4, producing MARYCGPKNRIARRFGANIFGRGRNPLLRKPNPPGQHGMQRKKKSDYGLQLEEKQKLKACYGMILEKQLVKAYKEVVHKQGNVAQMFLEKFECRLDNIVYRLGFAKTIFAAQQLVSHGHVLVNGKKVDRRSFFVRPGMQISLKEKSRRLAIVTESLENKDQSSLPAYLSLDKAAFKGELVVSPELDQISSQLPLPVNVSVICEFLSHRT from the coding sequence ATGGCGAGATATTGTGGCCCTAAAAACAGAATAGCGAGACGTTTTGGAGCTAACATCTTTGGGAGAGGTCGTAACCCTTTGCTGAGAAAGCCCAATCCTCCGGGTCAGCACGGCATGCAAAGAAAAAAGAAATCTGACTACGGCTTACAGTTAGAAGAAAAACAAAAATTAAAAGCTTGCTACGGAATGATCTTAGAGAAGCAATTGGTTAAGGCTTACAAAGAGGTTGTACATAAGCAAGGCAATGTTGCTCAGATGTTTCTTGAAAAATTTGAGTGCCGTTTGGACAACATCGTTTACCGATTAGGATTTGCAAAAACTATTTTTGCAGCTCAGCAATTAGTCTCTCACGGGCATGTTTTGGTAAACGGGAAGAAGGTAGATAGACGGTCCTTCTTCGTTCGTCCTGGTATGCAAATCTCTTTGAAGGAAAAATCTAGACGATTGGCGATAGTGACAGAATCCTTAGAGAACAAGGATCAAAGCTCTCTTCCAGCATACTTGTCTCTCGATAAGGCTGCTTTCAAAGGAGAGTTAGTTGTGTCTCCGGAGTTGGATCAGATTTCTTCCCAACTTCCTTTGCCTGTGAACGTTTCTGTTATTTGCGAATTCTTGTCTCACAGAACATAA